In the genome of Leeuwenhoekiella sp. MAR_2009_132, one region contains:
- a CDS encoding DUF4270 domain-containing protein, with translation MKLNALLVRTLGILMLLFIAASCEDDFLEIGDGLVDSSNFTSGVEAYNVVAYNEQLVNKNAVQTNGLNVGILGFYNDPLYGTTTASTLSQVGLTTYNRTYGTNPVIDSIVFTMPYFSTQSVNEESETVYTLDSVSGTSPIKLTAYRSNYLLTDNAPPDFEDATIYYSDDIPGFTGVRGDFLFEKEVLPSNAPVITTVPAEATAENQDPVATTNSPRLRFRLDGLTTGANSAYWQDVIFSKEGQDVLFNGNAFRNYFRGIYLDAQPIGNTGNYFVFDKANTSIVIYYKSGAETARVSGSITLGFSGNSVVNFENNFKTSVTDRLATVNTTEGDANLFLKGGQGSMAVVELFGADTDNDGIPEELAELRAKNRLIREANLEFFVDQSTISALSTSAISEPERIYIYDLETNQPLVDFSLDANITSQGVITAVGTTHLGPLTKTESGAGISYKIRITEYIKNLLSADNDSPNTKLGVVISQNLTAIGTARIDNKTSADYPNRIPFASVVSQKGTVLYGSNSSVPDEKRLKLNIFYSEAGN, from the coding sequence ATGAAATTAAATGCTTTGTTGGTAAGAACATTAGGAATACTAATGCTTCTTTTTATTGCTGCCTCTTGTGAAGATGATTTTTTGGAGATTGGAGATGGCTTAGTAGATTCTAGTAATTTTACTTCGGGTGTAGAAGCCTATAATGTTGTTGCTTATAACGAGCAACTTGTAAATAAGAATGCTGTTCAGACTAATGGTTTAAATGTAGGAATCTTAGGTTTTTACAATGATCCGTTGTACGGGACAACCACTGCTTCAACTTTAAGTCAGGTAGGTTTAACAACATACAACAGGACTTATGGTACAAATCCGGTTATAGACTCTATAGTTTTTACAATGCCGTATTTTAGTACACAATCTGTAAACGAAGAAAGTGAGACAGTTTATACGTTAGATTCGGTATCAGGTACAAGCCCTATAAAGCTAACTGCCTACAGGTCTAATTATTTGCTTACAGATAATGCTCCGCCAGATTTTGAAGATGCTACGATCTATTATTCTGACGACATACCCGGTTTTACAGGTGTGCGCGGTGATTTTCTATTTGAAAAAGAAGTTTTACCATCTAATGCTCCGGTAATTACAACCGTGCCGGCAGAAGCAACCGCAGAAAACCAGGACCCTGTGGCAACCACAAATTCTCCCAGATTACGATTTAGATTAGACGGTCTTACAACAGGTGCGAACTCTGCATACTGGCAAGATGTAATTTTTTCTAAAGAGGGGCAAGATGTTCTTTTTAATGGTAATGCCTTTAGAAATTATTTTAGAGGAATTTATTTAGATGCACAGCCTATAGGCAATACAGGTAATTATTTTGTATTTGATAAAGCTAACACTTCAATCGTAATTTATTATAAGTCTGGAGCTGAAACTGCTCGTGTTTCGGGAAGTATCACTTTAGGATTTTCGGGTAATTCTGTTGTAAACTTTGAGAACAACTTTAAGACTTCTGTGACAGATAGGTTGGCTACTGTTAATACTACTGAGGGGGATGCAAATCTATTTTTAAAAGGTGGTCAGGGAAGCATGGCTGTTGTAGAGCTTTTTGGAGCAGATACAGATAATGATGGTATACCAGAAGAGTTAGCTGAACTTCGAGCAAAAAACCGACTTATAAGAGAAGCAAATCTTGAGTTTTTTGTAGATCAATCAACTATTAGTGCATTGTCGACTTCGGCAATTTCAGAGCCAGAGCGCATATATATATACGATCTTGAAACAAACCAACCTCTGGTAGATTTTTCACTAGATGCAAATATCACGAGTCAGGGAGTAATTACTGCTGTAGGAACAACGCACTTAGGGCCTTTAACAAAAACCGAATCAGGAGCAGGAATTAGTTATAAAATACGAATTACAGAATATATTAAAAATCTTCTAAGCGCAGATAACGATAGTCCAAACACAAAATTGGGTGTTGTGATAAGTCAGAATCTTACTGCTATAGGAACGGCTAGAATAGATAATAAAACATCTGCAGATTACCCGAATAGAATTCCTTTCGCATCTGTAGTTTCTCAAAAGGGAACAGTTCTTTATGGAAGTAATTCTTCAGTGCCTGATGAGAAGCGATTAAAATTGAATATATTTTATTCTGAAGCAGGAAATTAA
- a CDS encoding glycogen/starch synthase produces MKNKRILYVSSEVIPYLPETEIASMSFEVPQMVNSKGGQIRIFMPRYGNINERRHQLHEVIRLSGMNLVINDFDMPLIIKVASIPKERIQVYFIDNEEYFKRKATFTDEDGNLFADNDERAIFFAKGVVETVKKLNWAPDIIHVHGWLASLLPLYLKKYYASEPLFKQSKIVTSVYNKGFDDTLNMQLIDKIAFDGIDKGEIAELEEPTYSNLMKVAIKNSDAAIIGSSDLDEELSSYLNVTKIPVLPYKKKEEFAQAYEEFYTTKVLD; encoded by the coding sequence ATGAAAAATAAGAGGATATTGTACGTATCATCTGAAGTTATACCTTATTTGCCAGAGACAGAGATTGCATCTATGTCTTTTGAGGTACCTCAAATGGTTAATAGTAAGGGAGGTCAGATTAGAATTTTTATGCCTCGATACGGAAATATCAACGAAAGACGTCATCAATTACATGAAGTAATACGTCTTTCTGGTATGAACTTAGTTATTAATGACTTTGACATGCCTCTTATTATTAAAGTTGCTTCAATACCTAAAGAGCGTATTCAGGTTTACTTTATAGATAACGAAGAGTATTTTAAGCGTAAAGCGACTTTTACAGATGAAGACGGAAACTTATTTGCAGATAATGACGAGCGTGCTATCTTTTTTGCAAAAGGAGTTGTAGAAACTGTAAAAAAATTGAATTGGGCACCAGATATTATCCACGTTCATGGATGGTTGGCATCTTTATTGCCACTTTATTTAAAGAAATATTATGCGAGTGAGCCACTTTTTAAACAAAGTAAAATAGTTACTTCTGTTTACAATAAAGGCTTTGACGATACGCTTAATATGCAATTAATAGATAAAATAGCTTTTGACGGCATAGACAAAGGTGAGATTGCAGAATTAGAGGAGCCTACTTATTCAAACTTGATGAAAGTAGCGATTAAAAATTCTGATGCTGCAATTATAGGTTCGTCAGATTTAGATGAAGAGCTTTCCAGCTATTTAAATGTGACCAAAATACCGGTATTACCCTATAAGAAAAAGGAAGAGTTTGCTCAGGCGTATGAGGAATTCTACACGACTAAGGTTTTAGATTAA